The following proteins are encoded in a genomic region of Bradyrhizobium sp. SK17:
- a CDS encoding AMP-binding protein: protein MRFIDYLDKGASLGPDAPCLTMDGRDLSYGEVQGLSFRIARGLERSAIAPGEKVAILSGNDPIAFACVFGISRAAAVWCPINPRNEATENKFILDQFDCSLLLFHSSFAPMVEAVRRDLPKLRTLVCLDTELPFAPSFDHWLGGLADDPYQRDTIDDLAMIPGTGGTTGKPKGVMLSGRNIEAMTALTLMGYPFKGRPVYLALAPLTHAAGVLCFPIMTLGGRVVIMHHPDIEEFLALIAYHRVTHTFLPPTVIYMLLDHPGLDRASLGSLQCFWYGAAPISATRLAEALKRIGPMAQLFGQTEAPMMISMMPPADHYNADGTIAMERLSSAGRIGPLVQAGIMDGDGKLLPAGSRGEIVVRGSLVMDGYYKNPEATREASVHGWHHTGDIGYIDGDGYLYIVDRAKDMIITGGFNVYSIEVENALRAHEAVQDCAVIGLPDDKWGERIVAVVQPRAGQTVDATALAAFVKQQIGSIKTPKQIEVWNDLPRSKVGKVLKPDIRARLA, encoded by the coding sequence ATGCGCTTCATCGATTACCTCGACAAGGGTGCTTCACTCGGCCCCGACGCGCCGTGTCTTACGATGGACGGCCGCGACCTCAGCTACGGCGAGGTGCAAGGGCTGAGCTTCCGGATCGCGCGCGGGCTCGAACGGTCCGCCATCGCTCCCGGCGAGAAGGTCGCGATCCTGTCCGGCAACGATCCGATTGCGTTCGCCTGCGTGTTCGGCATCTCGCGCGCCGCCGCCGTGTGGTGCCCGATCAATCCGCGCAACGAGGCGACCGAGAACAAGTTCATCCTCGACCAGTTCGATTGCAGCCTGCTGCTGTTTCATTCCAGCTTTGCGCCGATGGTCGAGGCCGTCAGGCGGGATCTGCCCAAGCTGCGCACGCTGGTCTGCCTCGATACCGAGCTGCCGTTCGCGCCGTCATTCGATCATTGGCTCGGCGGTCTCGCCGACGATCCCTACCAGCGCGACACGATCGACGACCTCGCGATGATCCCCGGCACCGGCGGCACCACCGGCAAGCCCAAGGGCGTGATGCTGTCGGGGCGCAACATCGAGGCGATGACCGCGCTGACCCTGATGGGCTATCCGTTCAAGGGCCGCCCGGTCTATCTCGCGCTGGCGCCGCTGACCCATGCCGCCGGTGTACTGTGTTTTCCGATCATGACGCTCGGTGGCCGCGTCGTGATCATGCACCATCCCGACATCGAAGAGTTCCTCGCCCTGATCGCCTACCACCGCGTCACGCACACGTTCCTGCCGCCGACCGTGATCTACATGCTGCTCGATCATCCCGGCCTCGATCGCGCCAGTCTCGGTTCGCTGCAATGCTTCTGGTATGGCGCCGCGCCGATCTCGGCGACGCGGCTCGCGGAAGCGTTGAAGCGGATCGGGCCGATGGCGCAGCTGTTCGGTCAGACCGAGGCGCCGATGATGATCTCGATGATGCCGCCTGCCGATCACTACAATGCCGACGGCACGATCGCGATGGAGCGGCTGTCTTCCGCCGGGCGGATCGGCCCGCTGGTGCAGGCCGGCATCATGGATGGCGACGGCAAGCTGCTGCCTGCGGGATCGCGCGGCGAGATCGTGGTGCGGGGCTCGCTGGTCATGGACGGCTACTACAAGAACCCGGAGGCGACGCGCGAGGCCTCGGTGCATGGCTGGCACCACACCGGCGATATCGGCTACATCGACGGTGACGGCTATCTCTATATCGTCGACCGCGCCAAGGACATGATCATCACCGGCGGCTTCAACGTCTATTCGATCGAGGTCGAGAATGCGTTGCGTGCCCATGAGGCGGTGCAGGATTGCGCCGTGATCGGGTTGCCCGACGACAAATGGGGCGAGCGCATCGTCGCCGTCGTGCAGCCGCGCGCGGGCCAAACCGTCGATGCGACGGCGCTTGCGGCCTTCGTCAAGCAACAGATCGGCAGCATCAAGACGCCGAAGCAGATCGAGGTCTGGAACGATCTGCCGCGTTCCAAGGTCGGCAAGGTGCTGAAGCCCGACATCCGCGCGCGGCTGGCCTGA
- a CDS encoding DUF6665 family protein produces MSRDFRLDRVPIDVLAYELAEERASALGRMGRALEQALARLREFDADQPRAEAPAQQARRVLVREAGHALWMFVVQREACGLRNTRSLMRDYSVPGEVQLSMSPMLPALKSD; encoded by the coding sequence ATGTCCCGCGATTTTCGCCTTGATCGTGTTCCCATCGACGTTCTCGCCTACGAGCTTGCCGAGGAGCGGGCGAGCGCGCTCGGACGCATGGGCCGGGCGCTGGAACAGGCGCTCGCCAGGCTGCGCGAATTCGATGCCGATCAACCGCGCGCCGAGGCGCCTGCGCAACAGGCGCGCCGTGTCCTGGTGCGAGAGGCCGGTCATGCGCTCTGGATGTTCGTGGTGCAGCGGGAGGCGTGCGGGCTGCGCAACACTCGCTCGCTGATGCGCGACTACAGCGTTCCCGGCGAGGTGCAGCTCAGCATGAGCCCGATGCTCCCCGCATTGAAGTCTGATTGA
- a CDS encoding sn-glycerol-3-phosphate import ATP-binding protein UgpC, which translates to MANVTLRSVRKTYPGGFEAIKGVDVDVGDGQFCVLVGPSGCGKSTLLRMVAGLETITGGEIDIGGRVVNQVEPADRDIAMVFQNYALYPHMSVYNNMAYGLRNRGMAEAEIKTRVEEAARVLELSPMLERKPRQLSGGQRQRVAMGRAIVRQPKVFLFDEPLSNLDAKLRIAMRVEIRKLQRRLNTTSIYVTHDQLEAMTLADILVVMNGGQVEQIGNPLEIYQKPATTFVASFIGAPPMNLMPLRSDELTSQITGADGAGIVGIRPEDFVISSEAVPDGVALGLTVEAIEHVGAETFVYGSRQRAEQGIAANPGELPPGEVIVRVPGATGPAIGERIRAVAPRDKLHLFTADGRKRVAG; encoded by the coding sequence ATGGCCAACGTCACGCTGCGCAGCGTCCGCAAGACCTATCCCGGCGGCTTCGAGGCCATCAAGGGCGTCGATGTCGACGTCGGCGACGGACAGTTCTGCGTGCTGGTCGGTCCTTCCGGCTGCGGCAAGTCCACGCTGCTGCGCATGGTCGCGGGGCTCGAGACCATCACCGGCGGCGAGATCGACATCGGCGGCCGCGTCGTCAACCAGGTCGAGCCGGCCGATCGCGACATCGCGATGGTGTTCCAGAACTATGCGCTCTATCCGCATATGAGCGTCTACAACAACATGGCCTACGGCCTGCGCAACCGCGGCATGGCCGAGGCCGAGATCAAGACCCGGGTCGAGGAAGCTGCGCGCGTGCTCGAGCTGTCGCCGATGCTGGAGCGCAAGCCGCGGCAGCTTTCCGGCGGCCAGCGCCAGCGCGTCGCGATGGGCCGCGCCATCGTGCGCCAGCCGAAAGTGTTCCTGTTCGACGAGCCGCTGTCGAACCTCGACGCCAAGCTGCGCATCGCGATGCGGGTCGAGATCCGCAAGCTGCAACGCCGGCTCAACACCACCTCGATCTACGTCACCCACGACCAGCTCGAGGCGATGACGCTGGCCGACATCCTGGTGGTGATGAATGGCGGCCAGGTCGAGCAGATCGGCAATCCGCTGGAGATCTACCAGAAGCCGGCGACCACCTTCGTCGCCTCCTTCATCGGCGCCCCGCCGATGAACCTGATGCCGCTGCGTTCGGACGAGCTGACGTCCCAGATCACGGGTGCCGATGGTGCCGGTATCGTCGGTATCCGGCCGGAGGATTTCGTGATCTCCAGCGAGGCCGTACCGGACGGCGTCGCGCTCGGCCTGACGGTCGAGGCGATCGAGCATGTCGGCGCCGAGACCTTCGTCTATGGCAGCCGCCAGCGCGCGGAACAGGGCATTGCCGCCAATCCAGGCGAACTGCCGCCGGGGGAGGTCATCGTCCGGGTTCCCGGCGCCACCGGCCCTGCCATCGGCGAGCGGATCCGGGCGGTCGCGCCGCGCGACAAACTGCATCTATTTACCGCCGACGGCCGGAAGCGGGTCGCGGGGTAA
- a CDS encoding TetR/AcrR family transcriptional regulator — protein MAVAAEALRDEKFNARRVELAEAALETLGELGFARTSLREIAQNSAFTHGVFHYYFSDKLDLICCCVRHYKAKCVTRYDEVVTTARSRAELTEGFLAKLAATLENEARMHRLWYDLRSQAMFEPAFRKDVLEIDKSLEAMIWRIATRYAELGNKQPASSPAALYALFDGLFQSALLRHLAGDEKAVSDLLVEVRRLLPTIC, from the coding sequence GTGGCGGTAGCGGCCGAGGCGCTGCGCGACGAGAAGTTCAACGCCCGGCGCGTCGAGCTTGCGGAGGCCGCACTGGAGACGCTTGGCGAGCTCGGCTTCGCGCGCACCAGCCTGCGCGAGATCGCGCAGAACTCCGCGTTCACGCACGGCGTGTTTCACTATTATTTCAGCGACAAGCTCGATCTGATCTGCTGCTGCGTGCGGCACTACAAGGCAAAGTGCGTGACGCGCTATGACGAGGTGGTGACGACGGCGCGCAGCCGCGCCGAACTGACCGAAGGCTTCCTCGCCAAGCTCGCGGCGACGCTCGAGAACGAAGCGCGCATGCACCGGCTCTGGTACGATCTGCGCTCGCAGGCGATGTTCGAGCCCGCGTTTCGCAAGGACGTGCTCGAGATCGACAAGAGCCTGGAAGCGATGATCTGGCGCATCGCCACGCGCTACGCCGAGCTCGGCAACAAGCAGCCGGCGTCATCTCCAGCCGCGCTCTACGCGCTGTTCGACGGCCTGTTCCAAAGCGCGTTGCTCAGGCACCTCGCCGGCGACGAGAAAGCGGTCTCCGATCTGCTCGTCGAAGTCCGCCGCCTGCTGCCGACGATCTGCTGA
- the rpoN gene encoding RNA polymerase factor sigma-54, with product MALTQRLEFRQSQSLVMTPQLMQAIKLLQLSNLDLSAFVEEELERNPLLERAADGPEPPVAGEPAIERSDYGDSSSYGDDGDHSDIAAGSSGEAAFEPGQEEWLNRDLGTRAEIEQTLDSGLENVFSEEPAEAAARAAQDAPPSVYTEWGGGASSDDEYNLEAFVAAELTLADHLAEQLAVAFSAPAQRMIGQYLIDLVDDAGYLPADLGQAAERLGASQQAVDEVVAVLQKFDPPGVCARNLSECLAIQLRELDRYDPAMQALVEHLDLLAKRDIAGLRKLCGVDDEDITDMIAEIRRLDPKPGLKFGTSRTQTMVPDVYVRPGPDGGWHVELNSDTLPRVLVNQTYYAELSKTIRKDGDKSYFTDCLQNATWLVRALDQRARTILKVATEIVRQQDGFFTYGVAHLRPLNLKAVADAIQMHESTVSRVTANKYMATNRGSFELKYFFTASIASADGGEAHSAEAVRHHIKQLIDGEAPSAILSDDTIVERLRASGIDIARRTVAKYREAMRIPSSVQRRRDKQSMLGNALSAPASSSDRSRDTAPV from the coding sequence ATGGCGCTGACGCAAAGACTAGAGTTCCGCCAGTCGCAGTCGCTGGTGATGACGCCGCAGCTGATGCAGGCGATCAAGCTGCTGCAACTGTCGAACCTGGACCTGTCCGCCTTCGTCGAGGAGGAGCTGGAGCGCAATCCGCTGCTCGAGCGCGCTGCCGACGGCCCGGAGCCGCCGGTGGCGGGCGAGCCGGCCATCGAGCGGTCCGACTACGGCGACTCCAGCAGCTACGGGGACGATGGTGACCACTCCGACATCGCCGCCGGTTCGAGCGGCGAGGCCGCGTTCGAGCCCGGCCAGGAGGAATGGCTGAATCGCGACCTCGGCACCCGCGCCGAGATCGAGCAGACGCTCGATTCCGGCCTTGAGAACGTGTTCTCCGAGGAGCCGGCGGAGGCCGCCGCGCGCGCCGCACAGGACGCGCCGCCGTCGGTCTACACCGAATGGGGCGGCGGCGCCTCCAGCGACGACGAATACAATCTCGAAGCCTTCGTGGCCGCCGAGCTGACGCTCGCCGACCATCTCGCCGAACAGCTCGCGGTGGCCTTCTCGGCGCCGGCGCAGCGCATGATCGGGCAGTACCTGATCGACCTGGTCGACGATGCCGGCTACCTGCCGGCCGATCTCGGCCAGGCCGCGGAGCGGCTCGGAGCGTCGCAGCAAGCGGTCGACGAGGTCGTCGCGGTGTTGCAGAAATTCGATCCGCCGGGCGTGTGCGCGCGAAACCTGAGCGAATGCCTGGCGATCCAGCTTCGCGAACTCGATCGCTACGACCCGGCGATGCAGGCGCTGGTCGAGCATCTCGATCTGCTCGCCAAGCGCGACATCGCAGGCTTGCGAAAGCTCTGTGGTGTCGACGACGAAGACATCACCGACATGATCGCGGAGATCCGAAGGCTCGATCCGAAGCCCGGTTTGAAGTTCGGCACTTCGCGGACGCAGACCATGGTGCCCGACGTCTATGTCCGTCCCGGTCCGGACGGCGGCTGGCATGTCGAGCTCAACAGCGACACTCTGCCGCGTGTGCTGGTCAACCAGACCTATTACGCTGAGCTGTCGAAGACGATTCGCAAGGACGGTGACAAGTCGTACTTCACCGACTGCCTGCAGAACGCGACCTGGCTGGTGCGCGCGCTCGATCAGCGCGCCCGCACCATCCTGAAGGTGGCGACCGAGATCGTCCGTCAGCAGGACGGCTTCTTCACCTATGGGGTCGCGCATCTGCGGCCGCTCAATCTGAAAGCGGTGGCGGACGCGATCCAGATGCACGAATCGACGGTGTCGCGCGTCACCGCCAACAAATACATGGCGACCAATCGCGGCAGTTTTGAATTGAAGTATTTCTTCACCGCGTCGATCGCGTCTGCCGACGGCGGCGAGGCGCATTCGGCCGAAGCCGTGCGTCACCACATCAAGCAGCTGATCGACGGCGAAGCGCCGTCAGCGATCCTGTCCGACGACACGATCGTGGAACGTTTGCGCGCGTCGGGCATTGATATTGCCCGCCGCACCGTCGCGAAGTACCGCGAAGCGATGCGGATACCATCTTCGGTGCAACGCCGCCGTGACAAACAAAGCATGCTTGGCAACGCGCTTTCGGCTCCCGCTTCCTCCTCCGACCGGTCGCGCGATACAGCTCCCGTTTAG
- the ugpE gene encoding sn-glycerol-3-phosphate ABC transporter permease UgpE: MVEEEGFQRYLAHIILWIGIVIVAFPVYLAIVASTQDNAVIANGQMSLLPGGHFFETYYQTLFVGTSGSTREPVLNMMLNSLIMALLIAVGKIAISIISAYAIVYFRFPFRMAIFWIIFITLMLPVEVRIYPTYKIVADLHLLDSYAGLSLPLIASATATLLFRQFFMTVPDELLEASRIDGAGPFRFFWDTLLPLSRTNMAALFVILFILGWNQYLWPLLITTRDDMQTIQVGIRKMITTTDALTEWPIVMATALLAMLPPVFVVVVMQKLFVRGLVETEK; this comes from the coding sequence ATGGTCGAGGAAGAGGGCTTCCAGCGCTATCTGGCTCACATCATCCTGTGGATCGGGATCGTGATCGTCGCCTTCCCGGTCTATCTGGCGATCGTCGCCTCGACCCAGGACAATGCCGTCATCGCCAACGGCCAGATGTCGCTGTTGCCCGGCGGCCATTTCTTCGAGACCTACTACCAGACGCTGTTCGTCGGCACGAGCGGATCGACCCGCGAGCCGGTGCTCAACATGATGCTGAATTCGCTGATCATGGCGCTCTTGATCGCGGTCGGCAAAATCGCGATCTCGATCATCTCGGCCTATGCGATCGTGTATTTCCGGTTTCCGTTCCGGATGGCGATCTTCTGGATCATCTTCATCACCCTGATGCTGCCGGTCGAGGTGCGCATCTATCCGACCTACAAGATCGTCGCCGACCTGCATCTGCTCGATAGTTACGCCGGCCTGTCGCTGCCGCTGATCGCCTCCGCCACCGCAACGCTCTTGTTCCGGCAGTTCTTCATGACGGTGCCGGATGAATTGCTGGAGGCCTCGCGGATCGACGGCGCGGGCCCGTTCCGCTTCTTCTGGGATACGCTATTGCCGCTGTCGCGCACCAACATGGCCGCGCTGTTCGTGATCCTGTTCATCCTCGGCTGGAATCAATATCTCTGGCCGCTGTTGATCACCACGCGCGACGACATGCAGACCATCCAGGTCGGCATCCGCAAGATGATCACCACGACCGACGCGCTGACCGAATGGCCGATCGTGATGGCGACCGCGCTGCTCGCGATGCTGCCGCCGGTGTTCGTCGTCGTCGTGATGCAGAAACTGTTCGTGCGCGGATTGGTGGAGACGGAAAAGTAA
- the ptsN gene encoding PTS IIA-like nitrogen regulatory protein PtsN: MPITDLVAPEAILPALKVISKKQALQELAARASALTGQNERAIFEVLLQREKLGTTAVGYGVAIPHGKLPKLEKLFGFFARLERPIDFEAMDGQPVDLIFLLLAPEGAGADHLKALARIARLLRDQDVAKKLRASRDAQAIYSVLALPPASAA, encoded by the coding sequence ATGCCGATTACTGATTTGGTCGCACCCGAGGCGATTCTCCCGGCTTTGAAAGTCATCAGCAAGAAGCAGGCGCTGCAGGAACTTGCCGCGCGCGCTTCCGCGCTCACCGGGCAGAACGAACGCGCGATCTTCGAAGTGCTGCTGCAACGCGAGAAGCTCGGCACCACGGCGGTCGGCTATGGCGTCGCCATCCCGCACGGCAAGCTGCCGAAGCTGGAGAAGCTGTTCGGCTTCTTCGCCCGCCTGGAGCGCCCGATCGATTTCGAGGCGATGGACGGCCAGCCGGTCGATCTGATCTTCCTGTTGCTGGCGCCCGAAGGCGCCGGCGCCGACCACCTCAAGGCGCTGGCGCGGATCGCCCGCCTGCTGCGCGACCAGGACGTCGCCAAGAAGTTGCGCGCCTCGCGCGACGCGCAGGCGATCTACTCGGTGCTCGCGCTGCCGCCGGCGAGCGCGGCATAA
- a CDS encoding SDR family NAD(P)-dependent oxidoreductase produces the protein MIGDILDDAGKASAAEIAKAGVKTGFVKLDVTDDAQWERAAAATVETLGGFDILINNAGIEITSLVADIKAEDARRMCEVNIVGTVLGMKHAFRAMRPGGAAGKGGAVVNIASVAATIAFPSIAVYSGTKSAVDRMTRVGAMEAGKLGYGVRVNCIYPGLIPTDMGMQLANDIVKIGLAPDINAAVGSVVEQTPLGKLAEVSDIADAAVFLCSNDARFITGIGLPVDGGMGM, from the coding sequence ATGATCGGCGATATTCTCGATGATGCGGGCAAGGCCAGCGCCGCCGAGATCGCCAAGGCCGGGGTGAAGACCGGCTTCGTCAAGCTCGACGTCACCGACGACGCGCAATGGGAGCGGGCCGCCGCCGCCACCGTCGAGACCCTCGGCGGCTTCGACATCCTGATCAACAATGCCGGCATCGAGATCACCTCGCTGGTCGCCGACATCAAGGCCGAGGACGCGCGCCGCATGTGCGAGGTCAACATCGTCGGCACCGTGCTCGGCATGAAGCACGCGTTCCGTGCGATGCGGCCGGGCGGAGCCGCAGGCAAGGGCGGTGCCGTCGTCAACATCGCCTCGGTGGCGGCGACGATCGCGTTCCCGAGCATCGCGGTCTACTCCGGCACCAAGTCCGCGGTCGATCGCATGACCCGCGTCGGCGCGATGGAGGCCGGCAAGCTCGGCTACGGCGTGCGCGTCAACTGCATCTATCCCGGCCTGATCCCGACCGACATGGGCATGCAACTCGCCAATGACATCGTGAAGATCGGCCTTGCGCCCGACATCAACGCCGCGGTCGGCTCGGTGGTGGAGCAGACGCCGCTCGGCAAGCTCGCCGAGGTCTCCGACATCGCCGACGCCGCAGTGTTCCTGTGCTCGAACGATGCCCGCTTCATCACCGGCATCGGCCTGCCGGTCGACGGCGGCATGGGCATGTAG
- a CDS encoding DUF1150 domain-containing protein, whose product MSEANIIFQSDSVTPEALAHLGEGHIAYVKQVRSEDVPDLFPQAPKIAPGLKLFALHAADGTPIMLTDSREAAIANAWSNELQAVSVH is encoded by the coding sequence ATGAGTGAAGCAAACATCATCTTCCAATCCGACAGCGTGACGCCGGAAGCGCTGGCCCATCTGGGTGAGGGTCATATCGCCTATGTGAAGCAGGTCCGTTCCGAGGACGTGCCCGACCTCTTTCCGCAGGCGCCGAAGATCGCGCCGGGCCTCAAGCTGTTCGCATTGCATGCCGCCGACGGCACGCCGATCATGCTGACTGACAGCCGCGAAGCCGCGATCGCCAACGCCTGGAGCAACGAGTTGCAGGCCGTCAGCGTCCACTGA
- a CDS encoding DUF5938 domain-containing protein translates to MSEKKPVIVYGASGYTGRLVCEYLREYNIPFIAAGRSAEKLNAAMKSNVAGIETADYEVVTVPHTVAALTELFKGASVVLNTVGPFAKFGVEVVQACLAAKCHYTDTTGEQDWLITLEQEFGTKFGNAGLLLAPGIAQMYTTGEIAAQLCLETPGLDTLDIAVFWGGSPTIASTQTILVNAAMGKAYYLEQNKYVEHQPDAGLYNLVIPGQHELALALPWGGTSHPVWFKRDPRVANVKVLGGVFNRALMLGVPQIVAAALDATKDMKPDERYAALVQTAASVMNTMPPRENPRVNKSMDSVYASGPLGRAHCVINGNSNYKQTGLLQAYAAAHLVQQPPKRVGFASGCQAFGHHELLGQLRSFGLVSKPVLTVQD, encoded by the coding sequence ATGAGCGAGAAGAAACCCGTCATCGTCTATGGCGCGTCCGGCTATACCGGCCGGCTGGTCTGCGAATATCTGCGCGAGTACAACATCCCCTTCATCGCCGCCGGCCGCAGCGCCGAGAAGCTCAACGCCGCGATGAAGTCGAACGTGGCCGGCATCGAGACCGCCGACTACGAGGTGGTGACGGTGCCGCACACCGTGGCCGCGCTGACTGAACTGTTCAAGGGCGCCTCGGTGGTGCTCAACACCGTGGGCCCGTTCGCCAAGTTCGGCGTCGAGGTGGTGCAGGCTTGCCTCGCTGCCAAGTGCCACTACACCGACACGACCGGCGAACAGGACTGGCTGATCACGCTCGAGCAGGAGTTCGGCACCAAGTTCGGCAATGCCGGCCTGCTGCTGGCGCCGGGCATCGCGCAGATGTACACGACAGGCGAAATCGCCGCGCAGCTCTGTCTGGAAACGCCCGGCCTCGACACGCTCGATATCGCCGTGTTCTGGGGCGGCAGCCCGACCATCGCCTCGACGCAGACCATCCTGGTCAACGCCGCGATGGGCAAAGCCTACTATCTGGAGCAGAACAAGTACGTCGAGCATCAGCCCGATGCCGGCCTCTACAACCTCGTCATCCCCGGCCAGCATGAACTGGCGCTGGCGCTGCCCTGGGGCGGCACCTCGCACCCGGTCTGGTTCAAGCGCGATCCGCGGGTCGCCAACGTGAAGGTGTTGGGCGGCGTGTTCAACCGTGCGCTGATGCTGGGCGTGCCGCAGATCGTCGCCGCAGCGCTCGACGCAACCAAGGACATGAAGCCCGACGAGCGCTACGCCGCGCTGGTGCAGACCGCGGCCAGCGTGATGAACACCATGCCGCCGCGCGAGAACCCGCGCGTCAACAAGTCGATGGATTCGGTGTATGCCTCCGGCCCGCTGGGGCGCGCGCACTGCGTCATCAACGGCAACAGCAACTACAAGCAGACCGGCCTGCTGCAAGCCTATGCTGCCGCGCATCTGGTGCAGCAACCGCCCAAGCGCGTCGGCTTCGCCTCCGGCTGCCAGGCGTTCGGCCATCACGAGCTGCTCGGGCAATTGCGCAGCTTCGGCCTGGTCAGCAAGCCGGTGCTGACCGTGCAAGATTGA
- the hpf gene encoding ribosome hibernation-promoting factor, HPF/YfiA family translates to MTLRISGKSISIGEALRARVSDRTDEVLRKYFDGNYSGHITLSKDGFGFRTDCALHLDSGITLEAESNAADAYASADAALLMIEKRLRRYKSRLKDRSARKAYAASAALAELNGVGLDAPSYVIEAPENDDEVTEYSPVIIAEATTALKRLSVSEAVMELDLSGASCLVFQHGGSGRVNIIYRRTDGNVGWVDPPAVSP, encoded by the coding sequence ATGACCCTTCGAATCTCGGGAAAGAGCATCAGCATCGGCGAGGCGCTTCGGGCGCGCGTCAGCGACCGCACCGACGAGGTCCTGCGAAAGTATTTTGATGGCAACTATTCCGGTCACATCACGCTGAGCAAGGATGGCTTCGGCTTCCGCACCGACTGCGCGTTGCATCTGGATTCCGGCATCACGCTGGAAGCCGAATCCAACGCCGCCGACGCCTATGCCAGCGCCGATGCCGCGCTGCTGATGATCGAGAAGCGGCTGCGCCGCTACAAGAGCCGGCTCAAGGATCGCTCTGCGCGCAAGGCCTATGCCGCGAGCGCCGCGCTTGCCGAACTGAATGGCGTCGGGCTCGACGCGCCGAGCTACGTCATCGAGGCGCCCGAGAACGACGACGAGGTCACTGAATACAGCCCGGTGATCATTGCCGAGGCAACCACCGCGCTGAAGCGCTTGTCGGTCAGCGAAGCCGTCATGGAGCTCGATCTGTCCGGGGCCTCGTGCCTGGTGTTCCAGCATGGCGGCAGCGGCCGGGTGAACATCATTTACCGCCGGACGGACGGCAATGTCGGCTGGGTCGATCCACCCGCGGTGAGCCCTTGA
- a CDS encoding Hsp20 family protein, which translates to MSRVPSLSSPFLLGFDEIERALDRVVKGADGYPPYNIERCDRSNGQPERLRITLAVAGFTRDQLDVTIEENQLVIRGRQQDDKARQYIHRGIAARHFQRTFVLAEGMQVLGADLKNGLLSIDLARPEPERVIKTIAINEHE; encoded by the coding sequence ATGTCTCGTGTTCCATCGTTGTCCAGTCCGTTCCTTCTGGGATTCGACGAGATCGAGCGTGCGCTCGACCGCGTCGTGAAGGGCGCTGACGGCTATCCTCCGTACAACATCGAGCGGTGCGACCGGTCCAACGGCCAGCCTGAACGGCTTCGCATCACGTTGGCGGTAGCGGGCTTCACCCGCGACCAACTCGATGTAACGATTGAGGAAAACCAGCTCGTCATCCGCGGCCGCCAGCAGGACGACAAGGCTCGGCAATACATCCATCGCGGCATCGCCGCGCGCCACTTCCAGCGCACCTTCGTGCTGGCGGAGGGGATGCAGGTGCTGGGCGCGGATCTGAAGAACGGGTTGTTGTCGATTGACCTGGCCAGGCCGGAACCTGAACGGGTCATTAAGACAATCGCTATCAATGAGCACGAATAA